One window from the genome of Dermacentor silvarum isolate Dsil-2018 chromosome 7, BIME_Dsil_1.4, whole genome shotgun sequence encodes:
- the LOC125947164 gene encoding uncharacterized protein LOC125947164: MTVEKMMAPKQVAVGVVLLVVCLTGGCRAQLKDGCKIETLRECGDDFVPYGKTTKLPATGQPLTELCESEKRQIECSLKFVDDCLKRLPKTAASLALKTLKEDIGAICTPGTDLHKDYQKAISCMNSVGTKINACLRGLHGGLERAVVKAPTKEVIHYACCSYGDVEDCLGKALTQCERVGAKKLTIGLLEHVFGETLSLVCDDYTRGSHACKSQPKLPALGPTDRKVENYIELLIEAANTIGRKN; encoded by the exons ATGACAGTCGAGAAGATGATGGCACCGAAACAAGTCGCCGTTGGCGTTGTGCTGCTCGTGGTCTGTTTGACAG GTGGGTGCCGAGCCCAGCTCAAGGATGGCTGCAAAATAGAGACCCTGCGTGAGTGCGGCGACGACTTCGTGCCCTACGGCAAGACGACGAAGCTTCCGGCCACAGGACAGCCGTTGACGGAGCTGTGCGA gagTGAAAAGCGACAGATCGAGTGCAGTCTCAAATTCGTCGACGACTGCCTGAAGCGTCTGCCGAAGACAGCTGCTTCATTGGCGCTTAAGACGCTGAAGGAAGACATTGGTGCCATCTGTACTCCGGGCACCGACCTACATAAAG ATTACCAGAAAGCCATCAGCTGCATGAACTCCGTTGGTACAAAAATCAACGCCTGCTTGAGAGGTCTCCACGGCGGTTTGGAAAGAGCCGTTGTCAAGGCGCCAACCAAAGAAGTCATCCACTACGCCTGTTG CTCGTATGGTGACGTGGAGGACTGCCTCGGCAAGGCCCTGACGCAGTGCGAACGCGTTGGTGCCAAGAAGCTCACGATCGGCCTGCTGGAGCACGTTTTCGGCGAGACCCTGAGCCTGGTGTGCGACGACTACACCAGGGGATCGCACGCTTGCAAGTCTCAGCCGAAACTGCCGGCACTTGGCCCCACGGACCGCAAGGTCGAGAACTACATCGAGCTCCTCATCGAGGCTGCAAACACGATCGGCCGCAAGAACTAG